A single region of the Brachypodium distachyon strain Bd21 chromosome 3, Brachypodium_distachyon_v3.0, whole genome shotgun sequence genome encodes:
- the LOC100823169 gene encoding protein RADIALIS-like 4, whose amino-acid sequence MSQSWTKRQNALFESALAVFEKDTADRWQNVARAVGDGKSAEDVKRHYEELEKDVEDMESAGGRQGSDNSVSGASSSNSNSWGSANEDRRGRNLNLQ is encoded by the exons ATGAGTCAATCTTGGACAAAAAGACAAAACGCTCTCTTTGAGAGTGCTCTAGCGGTATTTGAGAAGGACACGGCAGATCGCTGGCAGAATGTGGCACGAGCGGTCGGTGATGGGAAGTCCGCTGAGGATGTGAAGAGGCATTATGAAGAGCTGGAGAAGGATGTGGAGGACATGGAGTCTGCTGGAGGCCGTCAAGGATCTGACAACAGCGTCTCCGGCgctagcagcagcaacagcaactcTTGGGGCAGTGCCAATGAGGACCGCAG GGGAAGGAACCTCAATCTTCAGTGA